From the Candidatus Peregrinibacteria bacterium genome, one window contains:
- the queD gene encoding 6-carboxytetrahydropterin synthase QueD has product MFLITKIFSFAAAHHLIRYHGKCERPHGHNYRLEISVLGEKGENDLVLDFVLLKKLVKDTVLSRLDHHNLNDFFDNPTAEVIAEWIWHQLFPLSEKLLPYRNEANFPEEIINLLKDPSGAKIDDGSENIVLFEVKLWETDTSIVLYRGPHGNF; this is encoded by the coding sequence ATGTTTCTTATTACCAAAATATTTTCTTTTGCGGCGGCGCATCATCTTATTCGTTATCACGGAAAGTGTGAGCGTCCTCATGGGCATAATTATCGCCTAGAAATCTCTGTGTTAGGGGAAAAAGGGGAAAATGATCTCGTGCTCGATTTTGTTCTCCTGAAGAAACTCGTAAAAGACACTGTTCTTTCTCGACTCGATCATCACAATCTCAATGATTTTTTCGACAATCCTACTGCAGAAGTTATTGCCGAATGGATTTGGCATCAGCTTTTTCCACTCTCCGAAAAACTTCTTCCGTATCGGAATGAGGCAAATTTTCCAGAAGAAATTATCAATCTCCTAAAAGATCCTTCTGGGGCAAAAATTGATGATGGGTCGGAGAACATTGTTCTTTTTGAGGTAAAACTTTGGGAAACAGACACCAGCATTGTTCTTTATCGTGGACCACATGGAAACTTCTAA
- a CDS encoding slipin family protein: MEPFFLLFVFVVGFFVVTIRQVNQYERGVMLTFGKFSGIKEPGWRIVVPVFQQMRKIDIRTKAVDVPDQEAITKDNVSAQINVVVYYRVKDAGRAFLEVENFWVAIAQLAQTTMRNVVGKTDLDDLLSNRESVSVEIKEEIDAATDPWGIDVSSVALKDISLNDEMKRVMAKQAEAEREKRAVIIKAEGELAAAENMAAAAKLLESAPGALHLRTLQSVNDLSSDQSNTTIWMLPVEALRALEGVGKYFEKK; the protein is encoded by the coding sequence ATGGAACCCTTCTTCCTTCTTTTTGTTTTTGTTGTTGGTTTTTTTGTCGTGACTATTCGACAGGTCAATCAATACGAACGAGGAGTTATGCTGACGTTCGGAAAATTCTCCGGAATTAAAGAACCAGGGTGGCGCATTGTTGTTCCGGTTTTTCAACAGATGCGAAAAATTGATATTCGCACGAAGGCCGTGGATGTTCCTGATCAAGAGGCGATCACAAAAGACAATGTCTCCGCGCAGATTAATGTTGTGGTGTATTATCGCGTAAAAGATGCCGGAAGGGCATTTTTGGAAGTGGAAAACTTTTGGGTTGCCATTGCACAGCTGGCGCAAACAACCATGCGAAATGTTGTAGGAAAAACAGATCTCGATGATCTTCTCTCAAACCGAGAATCAGTTTCGGTAGAAATAAAAGAGGAGATTGATGCCGCAACTGATCCATGGGGAATCGATGTGAGTTCTGTAGCGCTAAAAGATATTTCACTGAATGACGAAATGAAGCGGGTGATGGCAAAACAAGCGGAGGCGGAGCGTGAAAAGAGGGCTGTTATTATTAAGGCAGAGGGGGAGCTTGCCGCCGCAGAAAATATGGCTGCCGCTGCAAAGCTTCTCGAGAGTGCTCCGGGCGCACTTCACCTTCGAACATTGCAGTCTGTGAATGACCTTTCAAGTGATCAGAGCAACACCACTATTTGGATGCTTCCAGTAGAAGCGCTCAGAGCGTTGGAGGGGGTGGGGAAATATTTTGAAAAGAAGTGA
- a CDS encoding PKD domain-containing protein, which produces MFLFLLFSGLFSAVAAGITTVSPGEEVVIRPDFTMENPVSFEWAIFQDGSQKEVLSEEVFLHRFLEEGEYDVVFSVRNEEGKTESSTMRVIVRSNPNELLPFDAALRTLPPTDEEGIIHVSKDNPSFWMIAKESSGEIAEYRFDKNLVVDSDGDGTPSNDQDNPDPSKSTWVVAYQQGVLGDIPVRFSAVNATGEVSTQTRTVRVEDLSLLEQPIEAVMFSYPPADKSGVIHLSGDSSEVYFLPSLSKGNIVQYRIDENTAIDSDGNGNPADDIDNRRDTSFYRGTPFSLIFQKSDAEERILQFVVVSEEGKGSLLRRKIVFDGAFHKEETISEMNPKLILDHPSPFVGEEVTFTVLGTSPGVIFSWDFNGDGASDKSGESSSEKHIFSTEGEFTVGVTVSSGDTSILLHESLTVLPIPKEDAMQTTAPPIANFSFENVENGTSFTNLSRADTRLEDPSLAFLWDFGDEQTSTDPSPLHQYAKTGTFSVSLTVTDTTKQSSQKTASVVVDTATEQAPTPTVGILTITKGQGFEGEVASVPSGISCGETCSAPFPLGTAVSLSSDREDIAWSEGCKGGSIAIAEDTVCTIDISQKALSSNTPSDEKKSSFLLPFFILLGTFLLLLPGILLVIRKIQSPDESFGEILEEMLPGRKRPGIAPFQKQNPETVPIANAPSIFQAVAVPPPSDVAPAVSTPAEFPEETDSSDYSEEVSDARGVISETPVWISPTSPVIPDDVDGQEEALSPEILVSTPEEKNEQPETEVSTTPTSLPEWLHNKEKEVGEENLIGESGDIPSENSQEQEEENAPQSPLGWLQAVSEPEEHQDPLLQKKLGETSFTSEWTDEDTPSSPLGSQQEPVGTLGEPPLESVVDRQESKQKSDTTVPEWLKDDYLDSPTSPLPMESSEKKMPAIPTVPPFVPPSDVSAPSNTSSSFDSLEHSKEVSSAEEKTVSEKELPPPHLPPSIPETSFSQKTSAPTQASPLPENRIGTSEDLLFGEANLPPMPSQENKGK; this is translated from the coding sequence ATGTTCCTTTTCCTCCTGTTTTCGGGGTTGTTCTCTGCCGTTGCCGCTGGAATAACAACTGTTTCTCCTGGAGAAGAGGTGGTGATTCGACCCGATTTTACAATGGAGAATCCGGTATCATTTGAATGGGCTATTTTTCAGGATGGATCACAAAAAGAGGTTCTTTCGGAAGAAGTGTTTTTACACCGTTTTTTGGAGGAGGGAGAATATGATGTTGTGTTTTCTGTGCGGAACGAAGAGGGGAAAACCGAAAGCTCGACCATGCGCGTTATTGTTCGATCTAATCCGAACGAACTTCTCCCGTTTGATGCGGCACTCCGAACGCTTCCTCCGACAGATGAAGAAGGGATTATTCATGTTTCAAAGGATAATCCTTCCTTTTGGATGATTGCCAAAGAAAGCTCAGGAGAGATTGCGGAGTATCGATTTGATAAAAATCTTGTTGTTGATTCAGATGGTGATGGGACCCCATCAAATGATCAAGATAATCCAGATCCGTCAAAATCAACATGGGTTGTGGCATATCAGCAGGGGGTTTTGGGGGATATTCCTGTTCGTTTTTCTGCAGTGAATGCCACAGGAGAGGTTTCAACCCAAACGCGAACGGTTCGAGTGGAAGATCTTTCTCTTCTGGAGCAACCAATAGAGGCGGTGATGTTTTCGTATCCACCAGCAGATAAGAGCGGCGTGATACATCTCTCTGGTGATTCGTCCGAAGTGTATTTTCTCCCCTCACTGAGCAAGGGAAACATTGTTCAGTATCGGATAGACGAAAACACGGCAATTGATTCTGATGGAAACGGGAATCCTGCTGATGATATTGATAATCGTCGTGATACCAGTTTTTATCGGGGAACTCCTTTTTCACTCATTTTTCAAAAGAGCGATGCCGAGGAGCGCATCCTCCAGTTCGTGGTTGTTTCTGAGGAAGGAAAGGGAAGTTTGTTGCGCAGAAAAATAGTGTTTGATGGTGCTTTTCATAAAGAGGAGACTATCTCAGAAATGAATCCGAAACTTATTCTCGATCATCCCAGCCCATTTGTTGGAGAAGAGGTGACCTTTACAGTTCTCGGTACTTCGCCCGGTGTTATTTTTTCTTGGGATTTTAACGGAGATGGAGCTTCAGATAAAAGTGGTGAGAGCTCCTCCGAGAAACACATATTCTCCACAGAAGGTGAGTTTACAGTAGGAGTTACTGTTTCTTCTGGAGACACATCAATCTTACTTCATGAATCACTGACAGTTCTGCCGATTCCAAAGGAGGATGCAATGCAGACTACCGCACCTCCTATTGCCAATTTTTCTTTTGAGAATGTAGAAAATGGCACCTCTTTTACCAATCTTTCACGCGCCGACACTCGTTTAGAAGACCCTTCTCTTGCATTCCTTTGGGATTTTGGAGATGAACAAACAAGTACAGACCCCTCCCCCTTGCATCAATATGCCAAAACAGGAACATTTTCTGTTTCGCTTACTGTTACCGATACGACGAAACAATCCTCTCAAAAAACCGCTTCCGTCGTTGTTGATACAGCGACAGAGCAGGCACCTACGCCAACAGTTGGGATTCTCACAATCACAAAAGGACAGGGATTTGAGGGGGAAGTTGCAAGTGTCCCCAGTGGAATTTCTTGTGGAGAGACATGTTCGGCACCATTTCCCCTTGGAACAGCGGTTTCGCTTTCTTCAGATAGAGAAGACATTGCATGGTCGGAGGGGTGTAAGGGTGGAAGCATTGCCATTGCTGAAGATACTGTGTGTACCATTGACATTTCCCAAAAGGCACTCTCGTCAAACACACCCTCTGATGAAAAAAAATCGAGTTTTCTTCTTCCTTTTTTCATTCTCTTGGGAACATTCCTTCTTTTACTTCCAGGAATTCTTCTTGTGATTCGCAAAATACAATCACCAGACGAGTCGTTTGGAGAAATTTTGGAAGAAATGCTTCCAGGGCGAAAAAGGCCAGGCATTGCCCCTTTTCAAAAACAAAATCCCGAAACGGTTCCCATAGCGAATGCGCCATCTATTTTTCAGGCAGTTGCCGTCCCTCCACCTTCTGATGTTGCACCAGCGGTGTCGACACCGGCAGAATTTCCCGAGGAGACGGATTCTTCTGACTATTCTGAAGAAGTATCAGACGCAAGAGGGGTGATCAGCGAAACACCTGTATGGATTTCACCAACGTCGCCTGTCATCCCCGATGATGTTGATGGTCAAGAAGAGGCTCTTTCTCCAGAAATACTCGTATCAACACCAGAAGAGAAAAACGAACAACCGGAGACAGAGGTTTCTACGACACCGACATCGCTTCCCGAATGGCTCCACAATAAAGAAAAAGAGGTGGGAGAAGAGAATCTCATCGGTGAATCAGGAGATATTCCATCAGAAAATTCACAAGAACAAGAGGAGGAGAATGCACCTCAATCACCACTAGGGTGGCTTCAGGCAGTGAGTGAACCAGAAGAGCATCAAGACCCCCTTCTTCAGAAGAAACTAGGGGAGACTTCCTTTACTTCAGAATGGACTGATGAAGACACCCCTTCTTCGCCCTTAGGTTCGCAACAAGAACCAGTTGGTACTCTAGGCGAACCCCCTCTTGAATCTGTGGTGGATCGTCAAGAATCAAAACAAAAATCAGACACTACTGTTCCAGAGTGGCTCAAAGATGACTATTTGGATTCTCCTACGTCGCCTCTCCCCATGGAGTCTTCTGAGAAAAAGATGCCAGCCATTCCGACGGTCCCTCCCTTTGTTCCTCCTTCGGATGTTTCAGCGCCAAGCAACACTTCGTCTTCTTTTGATTCTCTCGAGCATTCCAAAGAAGTGTCATCTGCTGAAGAAAAAACTGTTTCTGAAAAAGAACTTCCACCACCTCATCTTCCGCCCTCGATCCCAGAAACTTCTTTTTCACAAAAGACTTCTGCACCAACGCAAGCCTCTCCTCTTCCCGAAAATCGTATAGGAACATCAGAAGATCTCTTGTTTGGTGAGGCGAATCTTCCGCCCATGCCGTCCCAAGAAAATAAGGGCAAATAA
- a CDS encoding ribosome-binding factor A, whose amino-acid sequence MTTRTEQIASVIQRGLARHLLPYEQEYGIVTIMRVVVMEDLSEARIFVDATRSGRRLVETLNRRVGVFARELRGIMTQKRTPKLIFRLDEGTVASRRIDELLEE is encoded by the coding sequence ATGACCACCCGAACTGAGCAGATTGCGAGCGTTATTCAGCGAGGGCTTGCTCGACACTTGCTTCCATACGAACAAGAATATGGAATTGTGACTATTATGCGCGTTGTGGTGATGGAAGATCTTTCGGAAGCACGAATTTTTGTTGATGCTACGCGAAGCGGAAGACGATTAGTAGAAACCTTGAATCGGAGAGTTGGTGTTTTTGCACGAGAGCTCCGCGGGATAATGACCCAAAAACGGACGCCAAAACTTATCTTTCGTTTGGATGAAGGAACTGTCGCTTCTCGACGCATTGACGAACTCTTGGAAGAATAA
- a CDS encoding transketolase family protein, with amino-acid sequence MSIATRVAFGETLLELGYERDDIVVIDADLRESTKTGKFEKVFPNRAFNIGISEQDLVATAAGFAIAGKKPFACSFATFLTGRAYDQIRTAVAISEKPVVLVGSHAGILTGEDGATHQSLEDIGLMRALPGVIVLHPADAEETKAMVRFAAESSHPVYLRLGRIGVPTVFESGTKFEIGNVQTLTEGRDITLFATGPLVASALIATKILEDEISVRVVNVSCLSPLDIKGVLQALGKVSKVMTAEDHSIYNGLGSAIAEVMAENAIGMPLFRHGMRRFGESGTSLDLYEKYKFDGEGVAEVIREFWKK; translated from the coding sequence ATGAGCATTGCTACTCGAGTTGCCTTTGGCGAAACCCTTCTTGAACTTGGTTATGAGAGAGATGATATTGTGGTGATTGATGCCGATCTCCGAGAATCAACAAAAACCGGAAAATTTGAAAAGGTATTTCCCAATCGTGCTTTTAATATTGGTATTTCAGAACAGGATCTTGTTGCGACTGCAGCAGGCTTTGCCATTGCAGGGAAAAAGCCTTTTGCGTGCTCATTCGCCACTTTTCTTACAGGGCGAGCATACGATCAGATTCGCACCGCTGTTGCTATCTCAGAGAAACCAGTGGTACTCGTTGGATCGCATGCCGGTATTCTTACAGGAGAAGATGGGGCAACACATCAATCTCTTGAAGATATTGGGCTTATGCGTGCGCTTCCGGGGGTAATAGTGCTTCATCCGGCAGATGCAGAAGAAACAAAAGCAATGGTTCGTTTTGCGGCAGAATCTTCTCATCCTGTTTACCTCCGATTGGGGCGCATAGGAGTTCCAACAGTATTTGAGAGTGGAACAAAATTTGAGATTGGAAACGTTCAAACACTCACAGAGGGGAGGGATATTACGCTGTTTGCCACCGGTCCACTCGTGGCAAGTGCTCTTATCGCCACAAAAATATTAGAAGATGAAATTTCTGTTCGAGTAGTAAATGTATCTTGTCTTTCTCCGCTTGATATAAAAGGAGTACTTCAGGCGCTGGGCAAAGTTTCAAAAGTGATGACAGCAGAAGATCACTCTATTTATAATGGGCTCGGAAGTGCTATAGCAGAGGTGATGGCAGAAAATGCAATCGGAATGCCACTTTTTCGTCATGGTATGCGACGATTTGGAGAATCAGGAACTTCTCTCGATCTCTACGAAAAGTACAAATTTGATGGTGAAGGGGTAGCGGAAGTAATCCGAGAATTTTGGAAAAAATAG
- a CDS encoding bifunctional 3,4-dihydroxy-2-butanone-4-phosphate synthase/GTP cyclohydrolase II — protein METSKKTSTYLLTPVEEAIAAIRAGEIIVVVDDEDRENEGDLIVAAEKITPEIVNFFASEARGLICTPVGPEISSRLQFRPMVRRNEESTGCNFAVSVDLRRGIASGISAFDRAATIRHIANTSSVPSDFVSPGHVFPLNAKEGGVLVRAGHTEATVDLAQLAGLAPAGALCEIMNPDGTMARLPELIAFAKKHKLKIISIEDLIRYRRECETLVEEVASATIPTVFGIFTVRVFREKLTGAEHVAMIRGNPADSPSPIVRVHSECLTGDVFRSLRCDCRSQLDAALDRIAEEEVGVLLRMSQEGRGIGLSAKIQAYALQDEHGIDTVEANHRLGFRDDLRDYGIGAQILKQLGVKNMRLLTNNPRKIVGLSGYGISIDERIPLLVGESEQNHAYLQTKKEKMGHLL, from the coding sequence ATGGAAACTTCTAAAAAAACATCGACATACTTACTCACTCCTGTAGAGGAGGCAATTGCCGCTATTCGCGCAGGGGAAATAATAGTGGTTGTTGATGATGAAGATCGTGAAAATGAGGGAGATCTCATTGTTGCGGCGGAAAAAATTACACCAGAAATTGTAAATTTTTTTGCCTCCGAGGCACGCGGACTTATCTGCACACCAGTAGGTCCTGAAATTTCGAGTCGACTTCAGTTTCGTCCTATGGTACGGAGAAATGAGGAGAGTACGGGGTGTAATTTTGCCGTTTCGGTTGATCTTCGAAGAGGAATCGCCTCTGGTATTTCGGCATTCGATCGCGCGGCGACCATCCGCCATATTGCAAACACTTCGTCGGTTCCAAGCGATTTTGTAAGTCCAGGACATGTTTTTCCGCTCAATGCAAAAGAAGGTGGAGTACTTGTTCGTGCAGGACATACTGAGGCAACGGTCGACCTAGCACAACTTGCGGGGCTCGCACCAGCAGGAGCACTCTGCGAAATTATGAATCCCGATGGTACTATGGCACGACTCCCCGAGCTTATTGCATTTGCTAAGAAGCACAAACTCAAGATTATTTCTATTGAAGACCTCATTCGGTATCGTCGGGAATGCGAAACACTAGTGGAAGAAGTGGCCTCTGCTACTATTCCCACAGTATTTGGTATTTTCACAGTGCGTGTTTTTCGAGAAAAGCTTACGGGAGCAGAACATGTTGCCATGATTCGTGGAAATCCTGCTGATTCTCCTTCTCCTATTGTTCGAGTTCATTCCGAGTGTCTTACAGGCGACGTTTTCCGTTCTCTTCGATGTGATTGTCGGAGTCAGCTTGATGCCGCACTCGATCGCATTGCCGAAGAAGAGGTAGGGGTACTTCTCCGTATGTCCCAAGAAGGACGAGGAATTGGGCTTTCTGCGAAAATTCAGGCGTACGCTCTTCAGGACGAACACGGCATTGATACGGTGGAAGCAAATCATCGTCTTGGGTTTCGTGATGATCTTCGCGATTACGGTATTGGGGCACAAATTTTGAAACAACTTGGTGTGAAAAATATGCGCCTTCTTACCAATAATCCTCGAAAAATTGTGGGACTCTCTGGCTATGGTATTTCTATTGATGAACGGATCCCGCTTCTCGTGGGGGAATCGGAACAGAATCACGCATATCTTCAGACGAAAAAGGAAAAGATGGGACACCTTTTGTAA
- a CDS encoding transketolase: MKKNLSYIAAQVRIDALRMIYAAQSGHPGSSFSCVDILVTLFFGGFIKFDAQNPHWAERDYFIMSKGHGCPALYAILGELGYFSKDEFYRLRQVDSLLQGHPEVFIPGIEVASGPLGQGMSVANGIALGLRMDGKQNTVFSLHGDGELQEGNIWEATMTSAKYGIDHLISIVDRNHLQIDGSTEEVKSVGDVAEKFRAFGWEVFETDGHNFVALSETITKAKEVTGKPTCIVANTIKGKGVSFMENQVGWHGKAPNDEEFQKALTELEHTLFEAQ; this comes from the coding sequence ATGAAAAAGAATCTTTCTTACATTGCCGCGCAAGTTCGTATTGATGCCCTTCGCATGATTTATGCGGCACAATCTGGTCATCCGGGGAGTAGTTTTTCATGCGTGGATATTTTGGTCACCCTTTTTTTTGGTGGGTTCATCAAATTTGATGCGCAAAATCCCCATTGGGCAGAACGAGATTATTTTATTATGAGTAAAGGACATGGTTGTCCAGCGCTCTATGCTATTTTGGGTGAGTTGGGGTATTTTTCCAAAGATGAGTTTTATCGCTTGCGACAAGTTGATTCACTTCTTCAAGGACATCCAGAGGTCTTTATCCCAGGAATTGAGGTGGCAAGCGGACCATTGGGACAGGGGATGAGCGTAGCAAACGGTATTGCTCTTGGTCTTCGCATGGACGGAAAGCAAAACACTGTCTTTTCGCTTCATGGAGACGGTGAGCTTCAGGAGGGGAATATTTGGGAGGCGACAATGACCTCTGCAAAATATGGCATCGATCATCTCATTTCTATTGTTGATCGAAACCACTTGCAAATTGATGGTTCTACCGAAGAGGTAAAATCAGTAGGAGACGTGGCAGAGAAGTTTCGCGCATTTGGATGGGAGGTATTCGAAACAGACGGGCACAATTTTGTTGCACTTTCCGAAACGATTACGAAGGCAAAAGAGGTTACGGGAAAGCCCACATGCATTGTGGCAAATACCATCAAAGGAAAGGGGGTGAGTTTTATGGAGAATCAAGTGGGATGGCACGGAAAAGCGCCGAATGATGAGGAGTTTCAAAAAGCACTGACAGAACTTGAACACACTCTTTTTGAAGCGCAATGA
- a CDS encoding superoxide dismutase: protein MFTWKLTPRPYSDEEAKELLTPLMSPETTEWHYRKHHSGYVVALNTIEKELQNVTRDGSNGNYSGFGELKRRQPFNHAGTILHDVYWMNVGGNGDVSKAPQLFQKIEEEFGSFEAWKEDMIATGMAAKLGGWAVLTLDTLISGRLLNILVDEHQNGALWGGIPIVALDMFEHAYYHQDGPARPAFINHFFESLHWERIEALYTQHSSSVH, encoded by the coding sequence ATGTTTACTTGGAAACTTACTCCGAGACCATATTCTGATGAGGAGGCGAAAGAACTCCTCACTCCGCTTATGAGTCCAGAAACAACAGAGTGGCATTACCGAAAACACCACTCGGGATACGTTGTGGCCCTGAACACGATTGAAAAAGAACTGCAAAATGTCACTCGTGATGGCTCCAATGGAAATTACTCTGGATTTGGGGAACTCAAGCGACGCCAACCGTTTAATCATGCAGGGACAATTCTTCATGATGTTTATTGGATGAATGTCGGTGGAAATGGCGATGTGAGCAAGGCGCCTCAGCTTTTTCAAAAAATAGAAGAAGAGTTTGGATCATTTGAGGCTTGGAAAGAAGACATGATCGCCACCGGGATGGCGGCAAAACTTGGTGGATGGGCAGTGCTGACGCTTGATACACTTATTTCTGGTCGACTCCTTAATATTCTTGTTGATGAGCATCAGAATGGTGCTTTATGGGGCGGAATTCCCATTGTTGCGCTCGACATGTTTGAGCATGCGTATTATCACCAAGATGGGCCCGCTCGTCCGGCGTTTATCAATCACTTTTTTGAAAGTCTTCATTGGGAAAGAATTGAGGCGTTGTACACACAACACTCCTCTTCTGTGCATTAA
- a CDS encoding HU family DNA-binding protein, which produces MTKADMVNAIAAAAGITKKAASSALEAVVDIVTGELKKGENVTITGFGTFRVSKRAARTGVNPRNPSEKIKIPAMKIPVFKAGKALKDAVR; this is translated from the coding sequence ATGACCAAAGCTGACATGGTCAATGCGATTGCCGCTGCCGCTGGTATTACCAAAAAAGCGGCATCTTCCGCTCTTGAGGCCGTTGTTGATATCGTCACCGGAGAGCTCAAAAAGGGCGAAAATGTTACCATTACTGGTTTTGGAACATTCCGCGTGAGCAAGCGTGCCGCTCGAACGGGTGTCAATCCCCGAAACCCTTCCGAAAAAATCAAAATCCCTGCAATGAAGATTCCCGTCTTCAAGGCAGGAAAGGCACTTAAGGATGCTGTTCGTTAA
- the fmt gene encoding methionyl-tRNA formyltransferase, with amino-acid sequence MKIAVFGTPQLAANIFEHLRTCKDIEIVSVVTAPDAPAGRGKKLTPPAVKTWAETHSIPVFQPNKPDVATSHKLQEHGAELFLIISYGFLFSTDFLENSPPLWNLHFSLLPKFRGASPVQFAILSGEKESGITVFRITPGLDDGPILGEAVVYISEKYANEVFALMEEAGGNLLETLLQHIARGEIISEKIQNHQNASYCGKIQKNDAELFPKKETAEEALQKIRAFSVWPTAWFSLNGKRIKVLRAEHVPESTPPGTLRGFQDGCLVGFRIGSLNMLQVRPEGKREMTGAEFARGLVSR; translated from the coding sequence GTGAAAATTGCCGTTTTTGGAACCCCACAACTTGCCGCAAATATTTTTGAACACCTCAGAACATGTAAAGATATTGAAATAGTTTCGGTTGTCACAGCGCCAGATGCTCCTGCGGGACGTGGCAAAAAACTCACTCCTCCGGCAGTAAAAACTTGGGCAGAAACACATTCCATCCCTGTATTTCAACCCAACAAACCAGATGTTGCTACTTCTCACAAACTTCAGGAGCATGGTGCAGAACTTTTTTTGATCATTTCGTATGGATTTCTTTTTTCAACAGATTTTCTCGAAAATTCACCACCGCTCTGGAATCTCCACTTCTCTCTTCTTCCTAAATTTCGCGGTGCCTCACCCGTGCAATTTGCCATCCTTTCAGGAGAAAAAGAGAGTGGTATCACCGTTTTTCGTATTACCCCAGGACTTGATGATGGTCCGATATTAGGAGAAGCAGTGGTATATATTTCCGAAAAATATGCGAATGAAGTTTTTGCGCTCATGGAAGAGGCAGGAGGCAATCTTTTGGAAACCCTTCTTCAGCATATTGCCCGTGGAGAAATAATTTCCGAAAAAATACAAAATCATCAAAATGCTTCCTATTGTGGAAAAATACAGAAAAACGATGCAGAACTCTTTCCAAAAAAAGAAACAGCAGAAGAGGCTCTTCAAAAAATTCGTGCCTTTTCCGTCTGGCCAACAGCGTGGTTTTCGCTGAATGGAAAGCGAATAAAGGTGTTGCGCGCAGAACACGTCCCCGAATCAACACCCCCTGGAACGCTTCGGGGATTTCAGGATGGATGCCTTGTGGGATTCCGCATTGGATCACTCAATATGCTACAAGTTCGCCCCGAAGGAAAACGAGAAATGACCGGCGCAGAATTTGCACGCGGACTTGTAAGTCGATAA